Genomic DNA from Pseudomonadota bacterium:
AGCCCGGATTTCTCCCCACTGCACGTCGTGAGGCCGCCGAGGCACCGGTCTGGCGGGCCGCACGGACTGAGAAGACGGCGAAGTAGCTGGGGGTGGTGGTGAGAAATCCGGGCTAGGAGAGCACGAGCCAGCGGGGAGGGAATCGCGGTTCATGTTCAGGATGCATTCCGGCGGAGCACCAAGCCCTGAGGTGATGGTTCCGCGAGGGTAGCTGACCGATCCGAATTCGGGGCATGGCAAAAAGACACGGAAAGAAGCCGTCGGCCAATCGCTTGGAGTCTGGCGGAGGTACCCCTGTGCCTCGCCCGGCGGCGCACGCGTCTACCGATGCCGATAAGGCTGGGGAAGGCCACCCAAGGGACTTCCCGGTGGTCGCGATCGGTGCCTCGGCCGGGGGGCTCGAGGCATTGAAGAGGCTCTTCAGCGCCATGCCGGCCCAGAGCGGCCTCGGCTTCGTGGTGATCCCGCATCTCGATCCCACCCATGTGAGCCACCTGCCGGAGTTGCTGCGCCGGCATACCCCGATGCCGGTCGAACAGGCGCAACGATGGGGCGCCGGTCCAGGCCGAGCACGTCCACATCATCCCGCCGAACGCGTTACTGACGATCAAGGGGGGCGTCCTGCATCTCGGGGCGGCCGTGGCTCGTCCCGGCATACCGCGGCCCATCGACGGCTTCTTGCGGAGCCTGGCGGAGTACCAACAGGAGCGGGCCATCTGCATCATCCTCTCGGGCACCGGCAGCGACGGCACGCTCGGGCTCAAGGCGATCAAGGCGGACGGTGGCCTGGTGATGGTCCAGAGCCCGGACACCGCCGAGCACGACGGGATGCCTCGCAGCGCCATGGCCACCGGGCTCGTGGATTACGTGCTGCCCGTGGAACAGATGCCCGCGGCGCTGCTCGAGTATATCGAGCATGCCCATCTGCGTGGCGCTCCGATCCCGATCCCCGCCGACACGCGGCACGACCCCCTGCACCCCATATTGGCCCTTTTGTGCAATCGAGAAGGGCATGACTTTCGCTGTTACAAGAAGGCCATGCTGGTGCGCCGTATTCAGCGGCGCATGGGCCTCAATCGTATCGCCGCGATCGGCGACTACGGCCAGTATCTGCGGGGAACCCCGGCCGAGATCAAGGCCCTGGCCAAGGACCTCCTGATCGGCGTGACTGAATTCTTCCGCGAGCCCGAGGCCTGGGCGGTCCTCGAAGCGGAGGTGATCCCAAAGCTCGTAGCGGCCAAGCACCCCGAGGCGCCGCTGCGCGTGTGGGTCACCGGTTGCGCCACCGGCGAGGAGGCCTACTCAATCGGCATGTGCTTCCTCGAGCGGATGGCGAGCAGCGAGCGCAACGGCAAGCTCCAGATCTTCGCGACCGACATCGATAGCCACGCGCTCGATATCGCCCGCGTGGGGACCTACCCGGAGGGCATGGCCTCGTCCCTCGCTCCGGAGCGTCTTACCCGGTTCTTCACCAGGGCCGACCATAGCTACCGGGTCAAAAAGGAGCTGCGCGAAGCGGTGGTGTTTGCACCGCAGAACCTGATCACCGATGCCCCCTTCTCGCGCCTGGACCTCGTCATCTGCCGCAATCTGCTCATCTATCTCGAGCCCGAGTTGCAACAGAAGCTCATCGCGCTGTTTCATTTCGCCCTCAACCGGAACGGCTATCTATTCTTGGGCAAGTCCGAGACCGTCGGCCAGCAACTGAGCCTGTTCGAGCCCCTCTCCAAGAAGTGGCGGATCTACCGGCGCAGCGGGCCGGTCCAGCACCGGCCGGCGGACTTTCCGCTCCTCCCGGAGGCCCTGCCCGGCGAGCGCCCGGGCGAGCCGCGGCCACACAAGCCCAAGCCCGGCGACCATGGCGAGGTGATCCGAGCGCTCCTGCTAGCGCGCTATGCCCCGGCCGCCGTGCTGGTCAACCGTGACTGCCAGACCCTCTACTTCCATGGCCAGACCGACGACTACTTGGGGCACCCGGCCGGAGAACCAACCGACGACCTCTTGGCCATGGCCCGCGAGGGTCTGCGCCTCAAGCTGCGCGCCGCCCTGCATAGGGCCATGCGGGAGGAGCAGCCGGCGGTGGTGGTGACCCAGGTGAAACGGGGCGGCGCCTCCCTCCCGGTACAGGTGACGGTGACGCCCCTGGAGGACCAGAGGCAGGGCGTGGGGCTGTGGCTCGTGACCTTTTCGGCACCACCGGCGGCCGAGGCCGAGCCGGCGCCCCGCGCCATCGAGGAGTCGGCGGCGGTGGGCCACTTGGAAGACGAGCTCGCCAGCGTCAAGAAAGAGCTGGAAAGTGTGGTCGCGGACCTGGAGAGCGCGAACGAAGAGCTGAAGGTCTCGAACGAAGAGGCCATGTCGATGAACGAGGAGCTGCAATCCACCAATGAGGAATTGGAGACCTCGAAGGAGGAGCTGCAGTCCCTCAATGAGGAGCTCACCACGGTCAACGCCCAACTCGAGGAGAAGGTCACCGATCTGGAACGCACCAACAACGACCTAGATAACCTGCTCGCCAGTACCCACATCGCGACCCTGTTTTTCGACCGGGAGTTCCGCATCAAGCGCTACACGCCCGCCTCCACCCGCTTGTTCAACCTGATCCCCTCGGACCTCAACCGGCCGGTGGCCGATATCGCCAATAAGTTTTCCGATGGTCACCTGTTATCCGACGCCCAGCAGGTCCTCGATACCCTCACCCCGATCGAGCGCGAGGTGCGCACGGTGGGGGGCGAGTGGTACATCCAGCGGGTGCTGCCTTATCGGACCCACGAGGACCGCATCGAGGGCGTGGTGGTGATCTACACCGAGATCACCGAGCTAAAGCGTGGCGAGGAAGCGCTAGGAGAGAGCGAGGAGCGGTTCCGCACCTTAGCCGAGACGGTACCGAACATCATCTTCACCCACCGCCCCGACGGCTTCAGTGATTACACCAATCCGAGGTTCTACGAGCTCACGGGCCTTCCGCCCGGTGCGGCGGACGGCTTCGGCTGGCAGCAGTCCCTGCACCCCGAGGACTGGGCGCGGGATCAATCCCGCTGGCGGCAAACGCTTGCGGCAGAGCAGCCCTACGAGATCAAATACCGCCTGCAGAGCGCCGCCGGCGGCTACCGCTGGCACCTGACCCGTGGCCGCCCGATAGCCGACGCGAGTGGCCGGGTGATCAAGTGGTTTGGCGTGTCTTCCGACATCGACGACCTGGTGCACGCGCAGGAGGCCCTGGGGCAGGCCCAGAAGATGGAGGCCGTAGGCCAACTGACCGGCGGTATTGCGCACGATTTCAATAATCTCCTCACCGTCATCGGGGGGAATCTACAGTTGCTGGAGGCGCGGCTCCAGGACGACCTTGCCGGGCAAACGCTGCGGGATGCAGCGGCGCGGGCGGCCGAGCGCGGGGCGGAGCGGGTGCACGGGCTCCTGGCCTTTGCCCGCCGGCAGGTCTTGCAACCGCAAGCGGTCGATTTGAATGAAGTCGTCGCCGGGATGATACCGGTCCTGCGCCAGACCTTGGGGGAGCCTATCGAGATCGCGCTAGTGCCGGGCGCGGACCTGTGGGCGGCGCGCGCCGATCCCGGGCAGGTCGAGGCGGCGCTCCTCAATCTCGCCTTGAACGCGCGCGACGCCATGCCCGAAGGCGGCCGGCTCGTTCTCGAGACCGCCAACGGCACCCTGGGCCAGGACGCCACGGTGCCGGAGGCCGAGCTCACGCCGGGTGACTACGTGCTGCTGTGCGTGAGCGACACCGGCGAGGGGATGTCGGAGGAGACCAAGAGACACGCCTTCGAGCCGTTCTTCACGACCAAGTCCACGGGTAAGGGCAGCGGCCTCGGGCTCTCCATGGTCTACGGCTTTGCCCGGCAATCGGGCGGGCATCTGAAGGTCCACAGCGAGCGCAGACAGGGCACCACCGTCAAGCTCTACCTGCCGCGGGCCAAGGACGCGCTGGCCGCCGCCGTCGCCCAGGACCCCCTGCCCCTGGAAGACCTGCGGGGCCGAGAGACCATCCTGGTGGTCGAGGATGATGCGGACGTGCGGGCGCTCGCCGTCACCTACCTGTCCGAGCTTGGCTACAAGGTGCTGGAGGCCGCCGAGGCCCAGGTGGCGCTGGCCCTCTTCGAGGACGGTGAGGCCATCGATCTGCTGTTTGTCGATCTGGTGCTGCCGGGGACCCTGGATGGGCAGGCGCTCGCGCTGGAAGCCAATAGGCGCCAGCCGGCTCTCCAGGTGCTTTATACCTCGGGCTATCCCAGAACTACCATCCTGTGTGCAGGCAAGCTCGACGAGGGCGAGCGGCTGCTGATGAAACCCTACCGGGGCGAAGACCTGGCGCGGGCCGTGCGCGGGATCTTGGATGCCCCAGATGCCCCACCGGGCTGATGCCGTATTGTTTCGTAGTATTGGTCGGTCACCTTTCCGTGTTTGGTAAGTCTCCGCCGCGTGCTAGTCCGTGACTAATCGTCATAAAGCGGCTGGAAGCTGGACCGGTGCCGATGCTTGTGCCCTGTTACTTCGAGGATACGACCCAACAGCGCCTCGACCTCGAACGGTTTGGGGAAAAAATCGACGATGCCGAGCCGCAAACCGTCGACCACCGTCGCGCTCTCGGCGTGGCCGCTCATCAGCAGCACCGGGAGGCGAACCCCTTGCGCGTTGAGCTCCTTCAGAAGCTCGAGACCGTTCATTCCCGGTAAACAAAAGTCCAGCACCAGGCAACGGACCCGGATAGGCTCGCAGCGGTAGGCGCTCAAGAACGACTCGGCGGAGTCATAGGCCTCGGCGGCCACACCAGCCGACTCGCACAGCGTACAGAGCAGCTCGCGCACCCCGGGTTCATCATCGACCACGCACACGGGGCAACCGCGCGCCCGGAGGTGATCCGGCACCCGGGTGCTGGACAACAAGACCGTCATCGGGGCAGCCGCGCCCCCGGGGGTGATCCGGATGGACCATCGAAGGTCATCACGAGACGCGCCGGGCCTTGAATTCGGCCATCGGCACCACTTTTCCCGCTGCCAAAGCATGGCGCTCCCTGGCTATTTCCGCGTGCCCGGGTGAGACTTCCACGGCCGGCGAGCAGTGCCAGGCAGGGCGCGTGAACCGTGAGCAGCCGCGACCAGAATTCAAAGGCCAGCACGGCCGGCCACCACGGGGTCAGCATGGCAACGGCACACCAGGCCCGGCGGGCGCGCCCCCCTCCGCATGCCGCCCGCGAGCAACCGGTTCGAGAAGCCGGATCACAGTTCCCATCGTGGTATACCTCGCGCTTTCGTGTTCACAGGGACCTCGTGTTGCGGCACAATGCCTCCGCGTTGCACGCGCGGAATCGTTCCAACGCCGCGCTTTCCCCCGACTAACCGGGGACGCGCTGGTTCTAGCCCTGCCCTCTTGAAAGAACAGACTAACCGACGGGTGTAATCGCTTGATGTCCCGGCGTCGCCATTGCGTAACGGTGGGTAACCGTGTGTAACTCCATCCTAGAGAGCCTCACCCATGAAAACCGGAAGCGGATGCAAACCGTGTGAACGATGATGAGCGTTGCGCCGCACATCCTGGTCGTCGACGATGAACCGGACGTCCGGGAATTAATACGAACCTACCTGACGCAAGAGGGGTATCGTGTCAGCACCCTCGGGGACGGACAGGGGTTGCGCAGCGAGCTGGCCGGGCAGTCCGTGGACCTCGTCATTCTCGATCTCGGCCTGCCGGGCGAGGACGGGCTCTCCCTCGCGCGCTACCTGCACGAGCAAACCGACGTGGGCGTGATCATCGTGACCGGTAAAGGGCAGACCCTCGATCGGATCATCGGTCTCGAGATCGGCGCGGACGACTACCTGGCGAAGCCCTTCGATCTCCGGGAGCTACTGGCGCGGGTGCGCAGCGTGCTCCGGCGCACCCGTGGCCCCGCGCGGCAGGAGGCGGGCAAGGTAGGTTCCACGGTGCGGTTCGTGGGATGGCAGCTCGATCTCGCGAGTCGCCGGTTGGTCGCACCGAATGGAAAAGAAGTGGCGCTGACGACGGGCGAGTTCGATCTGCTCGCGGTCTTCGCGCAGCATCCCAATCGCGTGCTCTCCCGCGACCAGTTGCTGGCGCTGACCCGCCACCGTGAGGCGGGTCCGTTCGACCGCAGCATCGACGCGCAGGTCGGGCGGCTGCGCCGGAAGATCGAGTCGGACCCGGAACGGCCCGTGCTCATCAAGTCCGTGCGTGCAGCGGGGTACGTCTTCACGTCGTCCGTGACGCGCGACCGGAAACCTTGACTATCTACCTGGGTGCGGGCATTGGCGTTGAACTTCCTATCTTATCCTTCAATCCCGATCCGCACGCCAGATCGAAACGATAATCCACACGCTGTTGCAGAACGCGATCACGTAACCGAGCAGGCCGAGCACGGTGAACAGCGGCATCCCGAATAGGGTCGGACCACGGGGGACGGTCATCACGATGGAAGATCCGACTACGAGCGAGGCCGTCATGATGCCGATGGTGACGCGGTCGATGGTGTGATCGAGGCGCCGGCCGAAGCTGTCCAGCCGCTTGAGATCGAAGTCCACCCGCATCTTGCCCCGGCGTAGGTCCTTGATCAACCGAGCGAGATCGCGCGGGACGGCGCTTACCACGTTGAACATCTGCGCTAGGCTGTTCTGCCCACGCTTGATGAGCGCGGTGGGCTCATAACGTTCGGCGATGGCTCGCTCGAGGAACGGCCCGAGGTGGTCGATGAGCCGGAATTCCGGATCGTACTGGCGCCCGAGCCCCTCGAGCGTGATGAGCGCCTTGAACATGAGGGTGAGATCCGCGGGCAGCACGACCGAGTGCTCGCGCATGATGCTGCTCACCTGGCGCAGGAGCGTGGCGATACGGACGTCCTTCCGCGGGACATCCGCATAATCGAGCACGAGCTCGCCCATGTCCGCGGCAAGCTTGGCCTCATCCACATAGGCCTCGCCCGTCCAGTCGAGGATCACCTCCGTAATGCCCTCCTCGTCGCGACGTGCGATCCCGGAGAGGAGGTCGACGCTTTGATTACGGCGGAAATGGGTGAGCCGCCCCACCATGCCGAAGTCGATCATGAGTATGCCGTTGCCCGGCAAGGTAGAAGACGTTGCCCGGGTGAGGATCGGCATGGAAGAAACCGTCAACCAGGCTCATCCTGAGCACCGCATCCGCGCCGCGCGAGGCGAGCAGCTTGCGGTTGAGCCCGGCCGCTTCGATCGCCGCTAGGTCATTGCCGGGAATGGCCTCAATGTACTCCTGCACGTTCATCACCGGGCTGGTCCACTCCCAATACACGCGGGGTACGAGCACCTCGGGGTCCCCAGCGAAGTTCTTGGCGAATCGATCGATGTTGCGCGCTTCCACCGCTAGGTTGAGCTCGCGTTCGAGGGAACGGGAAAATTGGACGAGGATCTGGGTCGGTTGGTAACGCCGTGCCTCCGGAATCTCGGCTTGGAGCAGGGCGGCGATGTGAGTGAGAATGCGGATATCCGCCTCGACCGTCGCCTGGATCCCCGGGCGGCGGATCTTGAGCACCACCGGCGTGCCGTTTGGCAGGCGCGCCCGATGGACCTGGGCAATGGAGGCCGAGGCGTAGGCCGTGGTGTCGAGATCAACAAATACTTCCTGCGGAAGCCTGCCGAGCGCTATTTCCACCTCGGGCAGCAGCTCCCCGAAAGCCACCGGCGCCACTCCGCTCTGCAGTCTCTCGAACTCCGCGATCCACTTCGGCGGAAACAGGTCTTCCCGTGTCGAAAGCACTTGGCCAAGCTTGACGAGGTCGGTCCAAGCTCTTCCAGAGCGATCCGTACGCGCTCGGGTGGTTCCAAGTGCGCCGATTCGGACGCCTCTCCCCAGTGCAGGATCTGGCCAGCGCGTTCCAGCACCGT
This window encodes:
- a CDS encoding response regulator, encoding MTVLLSSTRVPDHLRARGCPVCVVDDEPGVRELLCTLCESAGVAAEAYDSAESFLSAYRCEPIRVRCLVLDFCLPGMNGLELLKELNAQGVRLPVLLMSGHAESATVVDGLRLGIVDFFPKPFEVEALLGRILEVTGHKHRHRSSFQPLYDD
- a CDS encoding ATP-binding protein, producing the protein MPEGGRLVLETANGTLGQDATVPEAELTPGDYVLLCVSDTGEGMSEETKRHAFEPFFTTKSTGKGSGLGLSMVYGFARQSGGHLKVHSERRQGTTVKLYLPRAKDALAAAVAQDPLPLEDLRGRETILVVEDDADVRALAVTYLSELGYKVLEAAEAQVALALFEDGEAIDLLFVDLVLPGTLDGQALALEANRRQPALQVLYTSGYPRTTILCAGKLDEGERLLMKPYRGEDLARAVRGILDAPDAPPG
- a CDS encoding response regulator, which encodes MSVAPHILVVDDEPDVRELIRTYLTQEGYRVSTLGDGQGLRSELAGQSVDLVILDLGLPGEDGLSLARYLHEQTDVGVIIVTGKGQTLDRIIGLEIGADDYLAKPFDLRELLARVRSVLRRTRGPARQEAGKVGSTVRFVGWQLDLASRRLVAPNGKEVALTTGEFDLLAVFAQHPNRVLSRDQLLALTRHREAGPFDRSIDAQVGRLRRKIESDPERPVLIKSVRAAGYVFTSSVTRDRKP